The DNA window CCTCATTAAGACCGTCATTCCGGGATGGTGCGTCAGCACGAGACCCGGAATCTCGAGATTCCGGGTTCGATGCGGAGCCTGTCATCGGGCCGGCCAGAGGCCGGACCCGTTGGCATCGCCCCGGAATGACGGTGAAATACCAAGATGACATTCCGTTCTCGGTCAAGAAAGGCCATCACCATGGCATCCCTTCAAAAAGACATTCAACTCAGTGCACGCCCGGACGAAGTGTGGGACGCGGTACGGGACTTCGGTGCGCTGCATACGCGGCTAGCGCCGGGCTTCGTGCTCGACACGCGTCTCGACGGCGACGGCGCCCGCATCGTCACATTTGCCAGCGGTACGGTGTTGCGCGAGTTGCTGGTCGATTGCGACGAGACGCGGCGGCGGCTGGTCTACGCCATCATCAGCGAGCGCGTGAAGCATTATAGCGCTTCGGTGCAGGTGCTCGACGATCACGACGGGCGCAGCCGGCTGCTCTGGATCATCGATTTCCTGCCCAACGATATCGCGCCCTATATCGGCGGCCAGATGGACCAGGCCGTGCTCGCCATGCAGAAGGCCTTCGGTCGCGCTGTTCAGCCGATTACGTGATCTTTCTCACAGTCGTCGGAGCGCGTTCTTCCTAGCCTCGCCCTCGTGCGTCCGGTTGCGCTGCTTTCGCGGTGCTTGCGCACGCGAGGAGCAAAGCCATGACAGGAGCTGACAAGGTGCTGTGCCAGGCGGCAACGCTGCTGTTGCTGTTTACGCTGATGTCCGCGCCGGCGAAGGCGCAGTTCGCCGGCTTAGGCGGCGGCGGAGGCGGTGGTGGCGACATGATGACGCAAATGGCGCCGATGCTCGAAATGATGAAAGCAAAAATGGGCAAGCGCCGCTTCGCCATGATGATGCAGACCATGGGACCGATGATGAGCAAGATGATGGACGGTAGCGGCGGCGGTCTTGGTGGCGGACTTGGTGGCGGACTTGGCGGAATGGGTGGTGGCATTCCGGGAGGCCTTGGCGGAATGCCGGGTGGCGCTGGCACGGGAAGCAGCTTCGGCGGCGGTGGCTACGCGCCCGAAGCATCGGGAATCGGAATCGGCGCGGGCGGTGGCGGAGACATCATGGGCATGCTCGCCGGCGGTGGTGGCAGCGAATTGATGGGCATGATCCCGCAGTTGATGCGGCTGGCCAGTTTTGGCGGCGGCGGTCACCGCCATCACCGGCGGCGATAGAATCCGCTCTTGACGCCGAAATGCGATGTCTCACGACAAGGCAGGGCGGACTTCTGGCACCGCACCGCCCTTTGGTCCCCATCGCGTCAGGATGACGCTCGAGGACGACAACACGCCGAGCACCACCATCGAAGTCGCCGCCAGCACGAAGAAGTTTTCAGCGCTCGCATCGTGCGTCGACAGCCACCAGCCGCCGAGCCCGATAAACACCAGCCGCGCGCTTTGCGCCAGCACCGGCCCGATCACCTTGGCCGCGCCCTGCGATGAGAAGTACATCGACATCGCGAGCCCGATGAACGCGTACATCGGAGCGGCCGTCGACAAATACTGACGGCTGGCGCTCCGCATCGCGGAATCCTCGGTGAATATATTGACCCAGAGGTCGGGAAAAATCGCGATGACCGTCGCGATCGCCCCGACCGAGACGAAAGACAGCGTGCCCGCGGTCCAGGCAATCTGCCGCGCCCGCGCGATGCGGCCGGCGCCGATCGCCATGCCGACCATCGGCACCGACGCAATTCCGAACGCGAACGCAACCGAGGTCAGCATGAATTCCAGCCGGGCGCCGATGCCGTAGCCGGCCAGAATCGCGGTGCCGAATCCCGCCAGCATGTGCGTGAAGATACTGATCGTCAGCACCGACTGCAGCGGCGAGAAACAGGACACCAGGCCGACCTTGAGGATGTCGACGAACATCGC is part of the Bradyrhizobium canariense genome and encodes:
- a CDS encoding SRPBCC family protein, with the protein product MASLQKDIQLSARPDEVWDAVRDFGALHTRLAPGFVLDTRLDGDGARIVTFASGTVLRELLVDCDETRRRLVYAIISERVKHYSASVQVLDDHDGRSRLLWIIDFLPNDIAPYIGGQMDQAVLAMQKAFGRAVQPIT